The following are encoded in a window of Caldicellulosiruptor danielii genomic DNA:
- a CDS encoding CPBP family intramembrane glutamic endopeptidase — MILSTLKEVVKYIGLLLICAVVMSIIALIFNIDISENVLYIGTFALFYIFVIIYLKRRKVNILDLCNFRKVTIKDAVFAIMLAIVFQFIVSAIGAILDSVDKIAPYIKEYENSMQNLIGSEKIEIVFFAIVIAAPFFEELMFRGLIFGTMLVNQMNIYLAAVLQALLFGLIHFDLYQGAVTFLMGIFSAFVLYCTNSIWNSIVFHAVFNFFGLNGLIYEINKSTESDLPIMGYIIMLVIGITLMYMPMRYFLKRKLEIKN; from the coding sequence ATGATTTTAAGTACGTTAAAGGAAGTGGTTAAATACATTGGATTGTTATTAATATGTGCTGTTGTAATGTCGATTATAGCTTTGATATTTAATATAGATATATCCGAAAATGTCTTATATATTGGAACATTTGCGTTATTTTATATATTTGTAATAATTTATCTAAAAAGAAGAAAAGTAAATATTTTAGATTTATGTAATTTCCGAAAAGTAACTATTAAAGATGCAGTTTTTGCAATAATGTTGGCAATAGTTTTTCAATTTATTGTTAGTGCTATTGGTGCTATTTTAGACTCAGTAGATAAAATAGCCCCTTATATAAAAGAATATGAAAATTCAATGCAAAACCTTATTGGTAGCGAAAAGATAGAGATAGTATTTTTTGCAATTGTGATAGCAGCACCGTTTTTTGAAGAGCTTATGTTCAGAGGCTTAATTTTTGGCACAATGCTTGTAAATCAGATGAATATATATTTAGCAGCAGTGCTTCAAGCACTACTTTTTGGATTGATTCACTTTGATTTATATCAGGGAGCAGTTACTTTTTTAATGGGAATATTTTCAGCATTTGTTTTGTATTGTACAAATTCGATATGGAACTCCATTGTATTTCATGCTGTATTTAACTTTTTTGGGCTTAATGGTTTGATATATGAAATAAATAAAAGCACAGAAAGTGACCTGCCAATAATGGGTTATATAATCATGTTAGTAATTGGAATTACCTTAATGTACATGCCAATGAGATATTTTTTAAAAAGAAAATTGGAAATAAAAAATTAA
- a CDS encoding PTS sugar transporter subunit IIA, whose product MDIKALFSPSRMSFDLRAQTKEEVIDELIDLLYNDGKLSDKERFKKAVIKREEEFSTGIGMGIAIPHGKDSSVLEPCITFGVSKKGVDFDSMDGQPAYIFFLIAVPENADDTHLHVLSFISRKLMHEDVRKKLYNAKSFEDVITAFEEK is encoded by the coding sequence ATGGATATAAAAGCTTTGTTTTCACCATCAAGAATGAGTTTTGACTTGCGAGCACAAACAAAAGAAGAGGTTATTGATGAGCTTATAGATCTTCTGTATAATGATGGAAAACTATCTGATAAGGAAAGGTTTAAAAAGGCAGTTATAAAACGTGAAGAAGAATTTTCAACAGGTATAGGCATGGGAATTGCAATTCCTCATGGGAAAGATAGTTCAGTTTTAGAGCCTTGTATTACCTTTGGTGTTTCTAAAAAAGGGGTAGATTTTGATTCTATGGATGGACAGCCTGCGTATATATTCTTTCTAATTGCAGTTCCTGAAAATGCGGATGATACACATCTTCATGTACTAAGTTTTATATCACGAAAACTTATGCATGAAGATGTGAGAAAGAAATTATATAATGCTAAGTCTTTTGAAGATGTTATAACTGCTTTTGAGGAAAAATAA
- a CDS encoding ArnT family glycosyltransferase, giving the protein MKNILALKSKIVSWSKENSIVFLPMTIGTFLYTFLIAKVGYGNEYYAAAVKSMMQNFKNFFFASFDPGGFVTVDKPPLGFWIQTLSCFLFSYSGISLLLPQIIAAVLSILLVYIIVKNHFGKMSAFFASLFLSTTPIYTAIARNNTIDMLMILSCILAIYFALKAIEKSSFKHFLISVFIIGLGFNIKMLQAWIVAPGIFLAYLLFTDKRLLKRFSHLVLAGVIFLVSSLWWCIVVDLTPAEKRPYIGSSQTNSALELALSYNGIQRFLPSGGSFSTIINSIFGKNSSQSTGFPSTFGPGFSFAQNINPMGAREGGEPGILRLFNQNMAGQVSWVLVLAIIAFLALIIMSLAVRKKSKMLGTFTTIWGTWFLLLFVYFSFSRGLFHIYYLATMAPSVSVFAGVGIGALFDKLNESKTWIKLLALVPFVLTAAYQVYNVYRYQDSNKYWYLFAIGFAVTALIALAMIFLKNPKVLKFIAISLMAISLSIMPFYWSLTCSLFQGNAVIPSAGNPINRTSAFVMGPGLRQNFGTFDKRTFDQRNNYLPRDFGFNPPSNSNSDMQPPVLPDSNSFAYNNKQRRDLNNFSPRGFGESSLASDELTQYLLKNNTGEKFILAVIRATEAAPIIIKTGKAVMAMGGFSGNDPILTVEKLKKMIKNGEVKFFQIGGIGRFRGGLGFNEASNDIYSWILENGELVNSTYNIYMVDKSKIK; this is encoded by the coding sequence ATGAAAAATATATTAGCCTTAAAATCTAAAATAGTAAGTTGGAGTAAGGAAAACTCCATTGTATTTCTACCCATGACAATTGGAACTTTTCTTTATACCTTTCTAATTGCAAAAGTCGGATATGGTAATGAATACTACGCTGCGGCTGTAAAAAGCATGATGCAAAATTTCAAAAACTTCTTTTTTGCCTCGTTTGACCCGGGCGGATTTGTAACAGTTGATAAACCTCCACTTGGCTTTTGGATTCAGACTTTATCTTGCTTTTTATTTAGTTACAGTGGTATAAGCCTTTTACTTCCTCAGATAATCGCAGCTGTGCTCAGCATCTTGCTTGTTTACATAATTGTAAAAAACCATTTTGGTAAAATGAGCGCTTTTTTCGCTTCACTATTTCTTTCAACAACGCCAATTTACACTGCAATTGCAAGAAATAACACCATTGATATGCTAATGATTTTATCTTGCATCTTAGCAATATATTTTGCTCTAAAAGCAATCGAAAAATCAAGTTTCAAACACTTTTTAATAAGTGTCTTTATAATTGGTTTAGGTTTTAATATTAAAATGCTTCAGGCGTGGATTGTGGCACCTGGGATATTCTTAGCTTATCTCTTGTTTACAGACAAGAGGCTTTTAAAGAGGTTTTCTCATCTTGTTTTAGCAGGTGTAATATTTTTGGTAAGTTCTCTTTGGTGGTGTATTGTTGTTGATCTGACACCTGCCGAAAAAAGACCTTATATAGGAAGTTCTCAAACAAACTCAGCTTTAGAGCTTGCTCTTTCATACAATGGCATCCAAAGATTTTTGCCATCAGGTGGAAGTTTTTCTACAATTATAAACTCCATCTTTGGCAAAAATTCTTCACAATCAACAGGCTTTCCATCTACCTTTGGCCCAGGATTTAGCTTTGCACAGAACATAAACCCAATGGGTGCAAGAGAAGGTGGAGAGCCAGGAATTTTGAGGCTTTTTAATCAGAATATGGCTGGTCAAGTTTCTTGGGTACTTGTCTTGGCAATAATAGCCTTTTTGGCTTTAATCATAATGAGCCTTGCTGTTAGAAAGAAAAGCAAAATGCTTGGTACATTTACTACAATTTGGGGTACATGGTTTTTGCTACTTTTTGTATACTTTAGCTTCTCACGAGGATTGTTTCACATCTACTACTTGGCAACAATGGCACCTTCTGTATCAGTTTTTGCCGGAGTAGGAATTGGAGCTCTGTTTGACAAGCTAAATGAATCAAAAACATGGATAAAACTTTTAGCCTTAGTTCCCTTTGTCCTAACTGCAGCTTATCAAGTTTATAATGTATACAGATATCAAGATTCCAACAAATACTGGTATTTGTTTGCTATTGGTTTTGCCGTAACAGCTTTAATAGCTTTGGCAATGATATTTTTGAAAAACCCCAAAGTTTTAAAATTTATAGCTATTTCTCTTATGGCAATTTCGCTTAGCATAATGCCTTTTTACTGGTCACTTACATGCAGCCTCTTCCAAGGAAATGCAGTAATCCCTTCTGCAGGGAATCCTATAAACAGAACCTCGGCATTTGTCATGGGACCGGGACTGAGACAAAATTTTGGTACTTTTGATAAAAGAACTTTTGACCAGAGAAATAATTATTTGCCACGTGACTTTGGATTTAATCCACCATCAAACTCAAACTCAGACATGCAGCCGCCGGTACTACCAGATTCTAATAGCTTTGCCTATAACAATAAACAAAGAAGAGACCTTAACAACTTCTCACCAAGGGGTTTTGGTGAGTCAAGCCTTGCAAGTGATGAGCTCACACAATATCTTCTTAAAAACAATACAGGTGAGAAATTTATTTTGGCAGTCATAAGAGCAACAGAAGCAGCACCGATAATAATCAAAACAGGAAAAGCTGTCATGGCAATGGGGGGATTTTCGGGCAATGACCCAATTCTCACAGTTGAAAAGCTCAAGAAAATGATTAAAAATGGTGAGGTAAAGTTTTTCCAAATTGGAGGAATTGGTAGATTTAGAGGTGGACTCGGGTTTAATGAGGCTTCTAATGATATATATTCATGGATTTTAGAAAATGGAGAACTTGTAAACAGCACATACAACATATATATGGTAGACAAAAGCAAAATCAAGTGA
- a CDS encoding MjaI family restriction endonuclease has protein sequence MAKEWILNMATNRWGLNKKDKVGPVAKWIRETAPKNLEEWEKAYLRLVEENILKPQNLEFSDAEEYLKELGRKLYIKITEVIQAEIDDVTEQDCINYIKQLVINRTFQGYITEKETIYGKIERLLNVKIHPAPDEWDRLYNVDFYIQINNKYIGIQIKPITYEHMPQIHNWIEWLSQTHKKFSEEFGGKVFVIFSITNEDGKKEIYNENEIIEQIKQEIERLKQT, from the coding sequence ATGGCAAAAGAATGGATTTTAAACATGGCAACTAATAGATGGGGATTAAACAAAAAAGATAAAGTAGGTCCTGTTGCTAAATGGATTAGAGAAACAGCGCCTAAAAATCTCGAAGAGTGGGAAAAGGCTTATCTAAGGCTTGTAGAAGAAAACATATTAAAACCCCAAAATTTAGAATTTTCTGATGCTGAAGAATATCTTAAAGAGCTTGGTAGAAAACTGTATATTAAAATAACCGAAGTTATTCAGGCTGAAATTGACGATGTCACTGAACAAGACTGTATAAATTATATAAAGCAATTAGTAATAAATCGCACTTTTCAAGGGTATATCACTGAAAAAGAAACCATCTACGGGAAAATAGAAAGATTGCTGAACGTAAAAATTCACCCTGCTCCTGATGAATGGGATAGATTATATAATGTAGACTTTTATATTCAAATAAACAACAAGTATATTGGAATACAAATAAAACCCATTACTTATGAACATATGCCTCAAATACATAATTGGATAGAATGGCTTTCACAAACACACAAAAAGTTTTCAGAAGAATTTGGTGGAAAAGTATTTGTTATATTTTCTATCACAAATGAAGACGGCAAAAAGGAGATATACAATGAAAATGAAATAATAGAGCAAATTAAGCAAGAAATAGAAAGATTAAAACAAACATAA
- the ptsP gene encoding phosphoenolpyruvate--protein phosphotransferase: MITGIPVSEGIGIGKAVIVKKENSIERYNISNTEKEIERFIEAIDKAKKEISEIKKHAEQNLGSDKAMIFDAHLLILNDPEFVKMVKEKIQQGTNAEWAVNETAKFYESLLLGLDDEYMRERANDIKDVSERLIRILNGESDSEAGLKNLAEGSIIVAEDLTPSETAQMDKTKVAGFVTQQGGRTSHTAIIARTYEIPAVVGVKGVLGKIKDGDIVIVDGYQGIVLINPDKQILEEYEKRMKEEKQKKEELKRFAVTEVKTKDGRKVKVYANIAFPDEAEIAIKNGAEGIGLFRTEFLFMNRSSPPSEDEQFAAYKAVLEKMEGKPVIIRTLDVGGDKSIPYLNIENELNPFLGCRAIRLCLGHRELFKTQLKALLRASVYGNLKIMFPMITTAYELKEAKSILQEAKEELKKQGIEFSDKIEVGIMIETPAAALVSDILADEVDFFSIGTNDLIQYTLAIDRTNEKVSYLYDPLNPAILRLIKMTVDNAHKKGKEVGVCGEIASDENIVPILIGFGVDELSVNPAKILSIKKKITETDCNIEKSKVNKYLQIN; this comes from the coding sequence ATGATCACAGGAATACCTGTATCAGAAGGAATTGGAATTGGGAAAGCAGTAATTGTCAAAAAAGAAAATAGCATAGAGCGCTACAACATAAGTAATACTGAAAAAGAGATAGAAAGATTTATAGAGGCTATTGATAAAGCTAAAAAAGAGATTTCAGAGATAAAAAAACATGCAGAGCAAAACCTCGGTTCAGATAAAGCCATGATATTTGATGCACACCTTTTAATTCTTAATGACCCTGAGTTTGTCAAGATGGTGAAAGAAAAGATACAGCAAGGAACAAATGCAGAGTGGGCAGTCAATGAGACAGCAAAGTTTTATGAAAGCCTGCTCTTGGGCTTGGATGATGAGTATATGAGAGAGAGGGCAAACGATATTAAAGATGTATCTGAGAGACTTATCAGAATTCTTAATGGTGAAAGTGATTCAGAGGCAGGTTTAAAAAATCTTGCTGAGGGCAGTATTATTGTGGCTGAAGATTTGACACCCTCTGAAACTGCTCAGATGGATAAAACAAAAGTAGCTGGTTTTGTGACACAGCAGGGCGGAAGGACATCTCATACAGCCATAATTGCTCGAACTTATGAGATTCCTGCGGTAGTAGGTGTAAAAGGTGTACTTGGGAAAATAAAAGATGGTGATATTGTAATTGTAGATGGATATCAAGGCATAGTTTTAATCAACCCTGACAAGCAGATACTTGAAGAATATGAAAAAAGAATGAAAGAAGAAAAACAGAAAAAGGAAGAACTTAAAAGATTTGCTGTAACAGAGGTTAAAACAAAGGACGGCAGAAAAGTTAAAGTGTATGCCAACATCGCTTTTCCTGACGAGGCTGAGATTGCGATAAAAAATGGTGCAGAAGGAATTGGCCTTTTCAGAACAGAGTTTTTGTTTATGAACCGCAGTTCACCACCTTCAGAAGATGAGCAGTTTGCTGCTTACAAAGCTGTACTTGAGAAGATGGAGGGAAAGCCTGTTATTATAAGAACATTGGATGTTGGCGGGGATAAAAGTATTCCGTATTTGAACATAGAAAATGAGCTCAACCCGTTTTTAGGTTGCAGAGCAATAAGGCTTTGTTTAGGTCATAGGGAACTGTTTAAAACACAGCTAAAAGCACTTTTGAGGGCATCAGTTTATGGAAATCTAAAAATAATGTTTCCTATGATAACCACTGCTTATGAGCTAAAAGAGGCAAAGAGCATTTTGCAAGAGGCTAAAGAAGAGCTGAAAAAGCAAGGAATTGAGTTTTCAGACAAAATTGAAGTGGGCATAATGATTGAAACACCTGCTGCAGCACTTGTTTCAGACATTCTTGCGGATGAGGTGGACTTTTTCAGTATAGGCACAAATGACCTTATTCAATATACGCTTGCAATTGACAGGACAAATGAAAAAGTCTCATATTTGTATGACCCATTGAATCCTGCCATTTTGAGATTAATTAAAATGACAGTTGACAATGCGCACAAAAAAGGAAAAGAAGTTGGAGTTTGTGGAGAGATAGCTTCTGATGAGAATATTGTACCAATATTAATTGGGTTTGGTGTTGATGAGCTTAGTGTGAATCCTGCAAAAATTTTAAGCATTAAAAAGAAGATAACAGAAACTGATTGTAATATAGAAAAGAGCAAAGTAAATAAATATTTGCAAATAAACTAA
- a CDS encoding PTS fructose transporter subunit IIC — protein MKKIVAVTSCPTGIAHTYMAAEALQMAAKELGVEIKVETRGSVGAENEITPEDLKEAHAVILACDTKIDEDRFQGLPIVRASVKDAIKDPKGLITKAMNMEKKDYVDKVFEAKREAKEKATGVYKHLMTGVSYMIPFVVAGGILIAISFAFGIKAFEKKGTLPAALMDIGGGSAFYLMVPILAGFIAFSIADRPGLVPGMIGGLLANKLGAGFLGGIVAGFAAGYLVAWLKKTIKLPKTMEGLMPVLILPVLSTLIIGLGMIYVIGEPVAALNKAMTEWLKSMSSGSAVLLGIILGLMMAFDMGGPVNKAAYTFAVSTLAAGQPSTIMAAVMAAGMTPPLGLALATLIAKDKFTTEEREAGKAAFFLGISFITEGAIPFAAADPLRVIPSIMVGSAVTSALSILFKATLAVPHGGIFVLPIPNAVGNLPLYAVAILIGTIVTALMVSALKPKKV, from the coding sequence ATGAAAAAAATTGTAGCTGTCACATCTTGCCCCACTGGGATTGCCCACACGTACATGGCAGCAGAGGCGCTACAGATGGCGGCAAAAGAGCTGGGTGTTGAAATCAAGGTTGAGACAAGAGGTTCTGTTGGTGCAGAAAACGAGATAACACCGGAAGACTTAAAAGAGGCACATGCAGTTATACTTGCATGCGACACAAAGATTGATGAAGACAGGTTCCAAGGGCTTCCAATTGTTCGGGCAAGTGTAAAGGATGCTATCAAAGACCCCAAAGGACTTATCACAAAAGCAATGAACATGGAAAAGAAGGACTATGTTGATAAGGTCTTTGAGGCAAAGAGAGAAGCAAAAGAAAAAGCAACCGGTGTGTACAAGCACTTGATGACTGGTGTTTCTTATATGATTCCTTTTGTTGTCGCAGGTGGTATTTTAATTGCGATATCCTTTGCATTTGGAATTAAGGCTTTTGAGAAAAAAGGGACACTCCCAGCAGCGCTTATGGACATTGGCGGTGGCAGTGCATTTTATCTCATGGTTCCAATACTGGCTGGCTTTATAGCATTTTCGATCGCAGACAGGCCTGGACTTGTACCAGGAATGATAGGTGGGCTTTTAGCAAATAAGCTTGGAGCAGGTTTTTTGGGTGGTATTGTTGCAGGTTTTGCTGCAGGATACTTAGTTGCTTGGCTTAAGAAAACTATAAAGCTGCCAAAGACAATGGAAGGTTTGATGCCGGTATTGATTCTGCCTGTTTTGTCAACATTGATTATTGGTTTGGGTATGATATATGTAATTGGTGAACCAGTTGCAGCCCTAAATAAAGCAATGACAGAGTGGCTAAAAAGTATGAGCAGTGGCAGTGCTGTTTTACTTGGAATTATTTTAGGTCTTATGATGGCGTTTGATATGGGAGGACCTGTAAACAAAGCCGCATATACATTTGCGGTATCAACTTTGGCAGCAGGTCAGCCATCAACAATAATGGCAGCTGTTATGGCAGCAGGTATGACACCACCACTTGGACTTGCACTTGCAACCTTGATAGCAAAGGATAAATTTACAACAGAAGAAAGAGAAGCAGGTAAAGCTGCGTTCTTCCTTGGGATTTCTTTTATAACTGAAGGTGCTATTCCATTTGCTGCAGCTGATCCGCTCAGAGTTATTCCATCTATTATGGTAGGTTCAGCTGTGACTTCTGCCCTGAGCATATTATTTAAAGCCACATTAGCAGTGCCTCATGGTGGAATATTTGTTTTGCCAATTCCAAATGCAGTTGGTAATTTACCATTATATGCAGTTGCAATTTTGATAGGTACCATTGTGACAGCGCTTATGGTTTCGGCCTTGAAGCCTAAAAAAGTATAA
- a CDS encoding SHOCT domain-containing protein, with product MKSKNLIVKGDENHMMGHFYRDFDGLWGFHMIGGWIMGILFLIVFVALIIYVVNKLSHIYLQTKRDTLSKSEADDEALRILNIKFANGEISEEEYERKKKLLLNHRAER from the coding sequence TTGAAATCAAAAAACTTAATTGTGAAAGGAGATGAAAATCACATGATGGGACATTTCTATAGAGATTTTGACGGCCTTTGGGGATTTCACATGATTGGAGGGTGGATAATGGGCATACTTTTTCTAATTGTCTTTGTTGCTTTGATTATTTATGTTGTAAATAAGTTGAGCCATATATATTTGCAGACTAAAAGAGATACTTTGTCAAAATCAGAGGCAGATGATGAAGCATTGCGAATTTTAAATATAAAATTCGCAAATGGCGAGATATCTGAAGAAGAGTATGAGAGAAAGAAAAAGCTGCTGTTAAATCATAGAGCAGAAAGATAA
- a CDS encoding glycosyltransferase family 4 protein, with product MKAILVLTQRDIFHKKAGGAERYLFNVLKGLSEHYKITCLCQNDGSQKDYEIYDNITFIRFKTNLISLIFKAMFYYKKNKENIDLVIDHTNTHQFFTFLYVAENKRLLIVHQLALEIWEYYFPKCIGKVLKLLEKLLWRLSSGMAVTVSQSTKEDLKRFGFKEQFIWVIKNSIRHKYISLPPAEKEDYLVSIGRLVPYKRFEDAIYLAKKLNRKIFIIGEGQERYKRRLRNYAKKIKADVVFTGYIEEERKQEIVERAYMHVFPSIREGWGLVISEAANLGTPSLVYPVPGCLEATDYGKAGFVTKKIGKDYLLEKFQSIDREEYERMRICAFEFSSQLNYNKQCEEFLQVIRSIIENT from the coding sequence ATGAAGGCTATTTTAGTGTTAACTCAAAGGGATATTTTCCATAAAAAAGCTGGTGGTGCGGAAAGATACTTGTTTAATGTGCTGAAAGGTTTGAGTGAACATTACAAAATAACGTGTTTGTGTCAAAATGATGGTAGTCAGAAAGATTATGAGATATATGATAATATAACATTTATTAGGTTCAAAACTAATTTAATCAGCCTGATATTCAAAGCAATGTTTTATTATAAAAAAAATAAGGAAAATATTGATTTAGTTATTGATCATACAAACACACATCAGTTTTTCACTTTTTTATATGTTGCAGAAAACAAGAGGTTACTAATTGTTCACCAGCTTGCACTTGAGATTTGGGAATATTATTTTCCGAAGTGCATTGGTAAAGTACTCAAATTACTCGAAAAACTCCTGTGGCGTCTATCATCTGGAATGGCAGTAACAGTTAGCCAGTCAACTAAGGAGGACCTGAAGAGGTTTGGTTTTAAAGAACAGTTTATATGGGTTATAAAAAATTCAATAAGGCACAAGTACATTTCACTTCCACCTGCAGAGAAAGAAGACTATCTTGTTAGTATAGGAAGATTAGTTCCATATAAAAGATTTGAGGATGCAATTTATTTAGCAAAGAAACTTAATAGAAAAATATTTATTATAGGAGAAGGGCAAGAGAGATATAAAAGAAGGTTAAGGAATTATGCAAAGAAAATTAAAGCAGATGTAGTTTTCACTGGGTATATTGAAGAAGAGAGAAAACAGGAAATAGTGGAGAGAGCTTATATGCACGTTTTTCCATCTATTAGAGAAGGATGGGGGCTTGTGATAAGCGAAGCGGCTAACTTAGGAACTCCTTCCTTAGTATATCCTGTCCCTGGTTGCCTGGAGGCAACAGATTATGGAAAAGCTGGTTTTGTAACAAAGAAAATAGGAAAAGATTATTTGTTAGAAAAATTTCAAAGTATTGATAGGGAAGAATATGAAAGGATGAGAATTTGTGCATTTGAATTTTCTTCACAACTAAACTATAATAAACAGTGTGAAGAGTTCCTGCAGGTTATACGAAGCATAATAGAAAATACATAA
- a CDS encoding HPr family phosphocarrier protein, protein MVEAKVILQNPTGLHARPVSIFVTQAAKFKSDIFIVKDGKEVNAKSILNILAIGAKKGDEITLKITGEDEKEALDTLVKLLEGLNE, encoded by the coding sequence ATGGTTGAGGCAAAAGTTATTTTGCAAAATCCAACAGGTCTTCATGCAAGACCTGTTAGCATATTTGTCACACAGGCGGCTAAATTTAAAAGTGATATATTTATCGTCAAAGACGGCAAGGAAGTGAATGCAAAAAGCATATTAAATATTTTGGCAATAGGGGCTAAGAAAGGTGATGAGATTACTTTAAAGATTACTGGTGAGGATGAAAAAGAGGCTTTAGATACTTTAGTAAAACTTCTTGAAGGTTTGAATGAGTAG
- a CDS encoding glycosyltransferase — protein sequence MKLGILITTYNDGDVILRCLDSIYNQLDNLDFPIYVVCVDDGSDSPLTYPHFDILRIRHSGRSYARIEGLKKILSENCTHFLFLDSDMVLPPGFLKKLKTVIENYDSDAFIIPEVAFSSYNNFWTKVKVFERNLYRVDYCKESRNIEAARLWKVLSFPGFVEGLEAFEEIQPTILGIKKGLKIIKTQEIFIYHDEKKVTLRDLLRKKNNYFCCMLESGKCSKWDIIKRYYFFRPHLYHKENLKKYIRHPILAIGVVFMYLVLTLNFLWVSISKNLIKKKE from the coding sequence ATGAAGCTGGGAATTTTAATTACAACATACAATGATGGAGATGTTATTTTAAGATGCTTAGATTCCATCTATAACCAGCTTGACAATTTAGATTTTCCAATTTATGTTGTATGTGTTGATGATGGTTCAGATTCACCTCTTACATATCCTCATTTTGATATTCTGAGAATTAGGCACAGTGGAAGAAGTTATGCAAGGATTGAGGGACTAAAAAAAATTTTATCTGAAAATTGCACACATTTCCTATTTTTAGATAGCGATATGGTCCTCCCACCCGGTTTTCTCAAAAAGTTGAAAACAGTGATTGAAAATTATGATAGTGATGCTTTCATTATCCCTGAAGTGGCTTTTAGTAGTTATAACAACTTTTGGACAAAGGTGAAGGTTTTTGAGAGGAACTTATATAGAGTAGATTATTGTAAAGAGAGCAGGAATATTGAAGCAGCCAGATTATGGAAGGTACTTTCTTTTCCAGGGTTTGTTGAGGGTTTGGAAGCATTTGAAGAAATTCAGCCAACAATATTAGGTATTAAAAAAGGTTTAAAGATTATAAAAACCCAAGAGATTTTTATCTATCATGATGAAAAAAAGGTAACCTTACGAGACCTATTGAGAAAAAAAAATAACTACTTTTGTTGTATGCTTGAATCAGGCAAATGTTCAAAATGGGATATAATAAAAAGGTATTATTTCTTCCGCCCTCATCTTTACCATAAGGAAAATTTAAAAAAATACATAAGACATCCCATTTTAGCAATTGGAGTTGTATTTATGTACCTTGTATTAACATTGAATTTTCTGTGGGTGAGTATATCAAAGAATTTAATAAAAAAAAAGGAATGA
- a CDS encoding glycosyltransferase family 2 protein, translated as MSEEKFPKDELISVIIPCYNEAQNIEQTLKEIYKYFDQFVPNYEVIVVVEKSTDNTLEVINSSKNQKTIVLENEKKFGKGYSLKRGIYFAKGQYILTCDADLPVDIKKYFLHMLELLRKDEKVAAVFATALAIKTCRKERGFVRSFVSLIFFILRQLFLQFPVSDTQLGFKLFKADVLRKCCEKVNENGFLFDLILTDLMLNAGYQIEEINVKVVERKIKSSVSVGEIIKATCKFCKYILFTRSKLLRKCTDKVMINDKSKGIKASSI; from the coding sequence ATGAGTGAAGAAAAATTTCCGAAAGACGAACTAATAAGTGTTATAATTCCCTGCTATAACGAAGCACAAAATATTGAACAAACCCTAAAAGAAATTTACAAATATTTCGACCAGTTTGTACCTAACTATGAAGTAATTGTTGTAGTTGAAAAAAGTACTGATAATACTCTGGAAGTAATAAACTCATCAAAAAACCAAAAAACAATTGTATTAGAAAATGAAAAAAAATTTGGTAAGGGATATAGCTTAAAAAGAGGTATATATTTTGCAAAAGGACAATACATACTTACTTGTGATGCGGACCTTCCTGTGGACATAAAAAAATATTTTCTTCACATGTTAGAACTACTAAGAAAAGATGAAAAGGTTGCTGCAGTCTTTGCCACTGCCTTAGCTATAAAAACATGCAGGAAAGAGAGAGGTTTTGTGAGAAGTTTTGTTTCACTGATATTTTTTATTTTGAGGCAGTTGTTTTTACAATTTCCTGTAAGTGACACACAATTGGGTTTTAAATTGTTTAAAGCAGATGTGCTAAGAAAGTGTTGTGAAAAAGTTAATGAGAATGGGTTTTTATTTGACTTGATATTAACAGATTTGATGTTAAATGCAGGGTATCAAATTGAAGAAATAAATGTAAAAGTTGTAGAAAGAAAAATCAAATCTTCTGTTTCTGTCGGTGAAATAATAAAAGCTACTTGTAAGTTTTGCAAGTATATATTGTTTACGCGTTCAAAATTACTTAGAAAATGTACAGATAAAGTTATGATAAATGATAAAAGTAAAGGCATAAAAGCATCAAGTATTTGA